In Nitrospirota bacterium, one DNA window encodes the following:
- the dnaN gene encoding DNA polymerase III subunit beta produces MKLIVSKDELQEKLSNIQNIVEKRNTMPILSHFLLEAGKNGSFITATDLETALREPLALKVEKEGKICIPARKMFEIVREVDGDLSLESIDEQWLRIKTGASNFRLACLSSKEFPAWPGMEDMEEISLEAKTMAGLIEKTVFAAGDSDTRYTLNGLLFHITMDGRLSMVGTDGHRLAAMAKPIEGNLSEEKKMIVPKKAATELRKILEKREGTVKMVLSKNHVLFSIGDIQFLTRLIEGTYPNYEQVIPAANDKRIIIERAAFAKALRRVSLMAKDKTNAVKMDLGDNKLMVTTSNPDMGEATDEIAIEYAGEKTALGLNARYLLDIIEVMSSDRVIMEFQGALNPVLIRDEQDAEYRCVIMPMRI; encoded by the coding sequence ATGAAGCTAATAGTATCCAAAGACGAACTGCAGGAGAAGCTCTCGAATATTCAGAACATTGTCGAGAAGCGCAATACCATGCCGATCCTGAGCCACTTCCTCCTGGAGGCGGGCAAGAACGGTTCTTTCATTACCGCTACCGACCTCGAAACGGCTCTCCGTGAACCCCTCGCCCTGAAAGTCGAAAAAGAAGGGAAGATCTGTATACCTGCGAGGAAAATGTTCGAGATTGTCAGAGAGGTAGATGGGGATCTCTCCCTTGAATCCATTGATGAGCAGTGGCTGAGGATAAAGACCGGAGCGAGCAACTTCCGTCTTGCCTGCCTTTCCTCAAAGGAATTTCCGGCCTGGCCAGGCATGGAGGATATGGAGGAGATATCCCTGGAGGCAAAGACGATGGCAGGGCTTATTGAGAAGACGGTTTTTGCGGCTGGTGACAGCGATACGCGGTACACCCTCAACGGCCTTCTTTTTCATATCACTATGGATGGCAGACTATCGATGGTCGGCACAGACGGACACCGGCTCGCAGCCATGGCAAAACCGATTGAAGGGAATCTCTCTGAAGAGAAGAAGATGATCGTACCGAAGAAGGCAGCAACAGAACTCAGGAAGATTCTCGAAAAAAGAGAAGGCACCGTTAAAATGGTGCTCAGCAAAAACCATGTGCTCTTTAGTATTGGAGATATCCAGTTCCTTACGCGCCTGATTGAAGGCACGTACCCTAACTATGAACAGGTGATACCGGCGGCCAATGATAAGAGGATAATTATTGAGCGGGCGGCTTTTGCAAAAGCGCTTCGCAGGGTTTCTCTCATGGCAAAGGACAAGACCAATGCCGTGAAGATGGACCTTGGCGATAATAAACTTATGGTAACAACGTCAAACCCTGATATGGGAGAGGCAACGGACGAGATTGCTATCGAATATGCTGGCGAGAAAACCGCCCTGGGCCTCAATGCCCGGTATCTGCTTGATATTATTGAGGTAATGTCTTCTGACAGGGTGATTATGGAATTTCAGGGCGCTCTTAATCCCGTGCTGATCAGAGATGAGCAGGATGCCGAGTACCGCTGTGTTATCATGCCGATGAGGATATAA
- the prfB gene encoding peptide chain release factor 2, with protein sequence MNRKKSDLARITEDLSLEHVWSSPEKSKELLKEKAKLENTIVPFEQLTQKLLYTEESLSILDEEGGDLFLKELKHEIDALREEIENIELQNLLSGELDKNNAILTIHPGAGGVESQDWAQMLMRMYLRWSERRGYKPQIVDLQPGDEAGIKNATLTISGQYAYGYLRSEAGVHRLVRISPFDANKRRHTSFASIIVSPEIEDDVKVDLRDEDIKMDVYRASGAGGQHVNKTSSAVRLTHIPTGIIVACQNERSQHTNKAVAMKIIKARLYELQLKAKERKMEDIIGDKKDIAWGSQIRSYVMQPYQMVKDHRTGIEIGDINSILDGSIDRFLKEYLKLSLSKGLSEQ encoded by the coding sequence ATTAACCGCAAAAAAAGCGATCTTGCGAGAATAACGGAAGACCTCTCTTTAGAACATGTCTGGTCGTCTCCTGAAAAATCAAAGGAACTTCTCAAGGAAAAGGCTAAGCTCGAAAATACAATTGTACCTTTTGAGCAGCTTACCCAGAAACTTCTCTATACTGAAGAATCCCTGAGCATCCTCGACGAAGAGGGTGGTGATTTATTTCTTAAGGAACTCAAGCATGAGATCGATGCTCTCAGAGAAGAAATAGAAAACATTGAACTGCAGAATCTGCTTTCCGGCGAACTGGACAAAAACAATGCAATTCTGACCATTCATCCAGGCGCAGGAGGCGTAGAAAGTCAGGACTGGGCCCAGATGCTCATGAGAATGTATCTCCGATGGTCTGAGCGTCGAGGATATAAACCTCAGATTGTGGATCTTCAGCCTGGAGATGAGGCCGGAATAAAAAATGCGACGCTTACGATCAGCGGGCAATATGCCTATGGATATCTTCGCTCTGAAGCAGGTGTTCACCGATTGGTAAGAATCTCCCCTTTTGATGCCAATAAACGAAGACATACGTCTTTTGCTTCTATTATCGTAAGTCCTGAGATTGAAGATGATGTCAAGGTTGATCTGAGGGATGAAGATATAAAAATGGATGTATACAGGGCATCAGGTGCAGGAGGTCAGCACGTTAACAAGACCTCTTCAGCCGTTCGTTTGACTCATATTCCGACTGGGATTATAGTCGCCTGTCAAAATGAGCGTTCTCAGCATACGAATAAGGCTGTTGCCATGAAAATAATCAAAGCGCGACTTTATGAATTACAACTTAAGGCAAAAGAGAGAAAAATGGAAGATATTATTGGGGATAAAAAGGATATTGCCTGGGGAAGCCAGATACGTTCTTATGTAATGCAACCATATCAAATGGTAAAAGATCATAGAACGGGAATTGAAATCGGAGATATTAATTCTATTCTTGACGGTTCAATAGATCGGTTTTTAAAAGAATATCTAAAATTATCTCTTTCTAAAGGTTTGTCTGAACAATAA
- the lnt gene encoding apolipoprotein N-acyltransferase, which produces MEKNFLKKCYPFLPALISGILLVLSFPRFDLFGLAWISFVPLLFSLWKKDWRDSFVSGFIFGMAYFFGTLYWVYHSINHFGGVPFFASIIIVLFLSAYLSLFPAFFSLLFSQVYRKTRLPALFIAPVLWVCMEYIRSYALTGFPWASVGYSQYRFLSLIQISDITGIYGISFLVLAVNGLFSDLLLIRKRLKEMPLFPLSYFVSGVVVLVMVMIAAFGYGFWRLHQDRIGRDLTVSVIQGNIEQDKKWEPIFQNEVIDIYTKLSREALKEHPSLLVWPETAVPFLFGSDIANTEQLVEFQRQINTYLLFGAVMVKKQAAGSSELANSAILLDKNGKKSYVYDKIHLVPFGEYVPLRNVFFFIDKLVVGIGDYIPGRQYLQADTEMGRFSTLICYEVIFPGLVRKFYTGGGDFMVTITNDAWFGSTAGPYQHFTMAVFRAIENRKPLIRAANTGISGFIDSNGKILAQSGLFDRQVLTKTVKTDSAMTFYTRFGDLFSFFCIVISIILLGNLVSRR; this is translated from the coding sequence ATGGAAAAAAATTTTCTGAAAAAATGTTATCCTTTTTTGCCGGCGCTTATCTCGGGCATCCTGCTTGTGCTCTCATTCCCACGTTTTGATCTATTCGGTCTGGCATGGATCAGTTTTGTGCCCCTCCTTTTTTCTCTCTGGAAAAAAGACTGGAGGGATTCCTTTGTCTCTGGTTTCATCTTTGGTATGGCCTATTTCTTCGGGACGCTTTACTGGGTGTATCACTCGATAAACCATTTTGGCGGCGTGCCGTTTTTCGCAAGCATTATAATCGTTCTTTTTTTGTCTGCTTACTTAAGCCTTTTCCCTGCTTTTTTTTCGCTGCTCTTCTCTCAGGTTTACAGAAAGACCAGACTGCCGGCACTTTTTATAGCTCCGGTGCTATGGGTTTGCATGGAATATATTCGCTCTTATGCTCTGACCGGTTTTCCCTGGGCGAGTGTCGGCTATAGCCAGTATCGCTTCCTTTCACTCATCCAGATATCTGACATTACCGGAATTTACGGTATATCATTTTTAGTCCTTGCCGTTAACGGCTTGTTTTCTGATCTGTTGCTGATCAGAAAAAGACTGAAGGAAATGCCCCTGTTTCCGCTTTCCTACTTTGTATCCGGCGTTGTTGTCCTTGTCATGGTGATGATAGCTGCTTTTGGATACGGCTTCTGGAGGCTTCATCAGGACAGGATCGGCAGGGATCTGACGGTAAGCGTTATCCAGGGCAATATCGAGCAGGATAAGAAATGGGAGCCGATATTTCAGAATGAAGTTATTGATATTTATACTAAACTTTCCAGAGAGGCTTTGAAAGAACATCCCTCTTTACTTGTTTGGCCAGAGACAGCAGTGCCATTTTTGTTCGGCTCGGACATTGCCAATACCGAGCAACTGGTTGAATTCCAAAGGCAAATCAATACGTATCTTCTCTTTGGAGCTGTTATGGTAAAGAAGCAGGCTGCCGGATCTTCTGAGCTGGCCAATAGCGCGATTCTTCTGGACAAGAACGGGAAAAAATCCTATGTCTATGATAAAATACATCTTGTTCCTTTTGGGGAATATGTTCCTCTGAGAAACGTGTTTTTCTTTATCGATAAGTTGGTTGTTGGCATTGGCGATTACATCCCCGGCAGGCAGTATCTACAGGCGGATACCGAGATGGGCAGATTTAGTACTCTTATCTGCTACGAGGTCATATTCCCCGGGTTGGTCAGAAAATTCTATACCGGCGGCGGCGACTTCATGGTAACCATAACCAATGATGCCTGGTTTGGAAGCACAGCCGGCCCCTATCAGCATTTTACGATGGCTGTTTTTCGGGCAATCGAAAACCGAAAACCTCTCATACGAGCAGCAAATACCGGCATATCAGGATTTATTGATAGTAATGGCAAAATCCTTGCTCAGTCCGGCCTTTTTGACCGTCAAGTATTGACCAAAACAGTTAAAACGGATTCTGCCATGACGTTTTATACCCGGTTCGGCGATCTGTTCTCTTTTTTCTGTATTGTTATTTCCATTATTTTACTGGGTAATCTTGTTTCGAGGAGGTAA
- the gyrB gene encoding DNA topoisomerase (ATP-hydrolyzing) subunit B: MEDKQTGSEATYTADDIKILKGLSAVRKRPAMYIGSTGPDGLHHLVYEAVDNSVDESLAGHCSNIDVILHHDSSCTVMDDGRGIPTGAHPGDTEGRTAAEVVLTELHAGGKFESSAYKISGGLHGVGISVVNALSEWLEVEIKQNGQVFQMRFEQGKPTGPLQVVGKTKSRGTKVTFKPDPEIFKETVDFSYDVLSQRLRELAFLNRGLKITILDERSDKNQEFYYEGGIVSFVEHLNKNKTSLHPKPVYISGEKDGIFAEVALQYNDSYSETIFTFANNINTREGGTHLIGFKSALTRTANSYASNSGILKNTKDSVSGDDIREGLTAVISVKLPNPQFEGQTKMKLGNSEAKGIVESIVNDALSTYFEENPSIAKKIIEKAVQAARAREAARKARELTRRKGALEDTGLPGKLADCSEKDPALSEIFIVEGDSAGGSAKQGRDRRAQAILPLRGKILNVEKARFDKMLASEEIRILITALGTSIGAGDFDINKIRYHKVVLMTDADVDGAHIRTLLLTFFYRQMPEVIEKGYLYIAQPPLFKVKKGRTEKYIQNEQEMQAMLLELASEDLALTLKGQEVKGKALVSFLKKLASYERLIEWFERRRKETLVLCFLLKEGTNKALLKDKALFKELLKKMKAEVPDIAIGELYPDEEHGGFGVLITRQNYKVTLEEKLLLSPEYRELEALHGTIRDLGSAPFTVTTKDGKRDIGSTTELYQHVFEAARKGLNIQRYKGLGEMNPQQLWETTMDPEKRTLLQVSIEDSVMADEIFTILMGDQVEPRKDFIVKHALEARNIDI; encoded by the coding sequence ATGGAAGATAAACAGACAGGCAGTGAAGCAACGTACACCGCAGACGATATCAAAATACTTAAAGGCCTCAGTGCAGTAAGAAAGAGGCCGGCAATGTATATTGGCTCAACAGGCCCTGACGGCCTGCACCATCTGGTATATGAAGCTGTTGACAACAGTGTGGATGAATCTCTTGCCGGGCATTGCAGCAATATTGACGTTATCCTCCATCATGACAGCAGCTGCACGGTTATGGATGACGGCAGGGGGATTCCCACCGGAGCCCATCCCGGGGATACCGAGGGGAGAACCGCTGCAGAGGTGGTGCTTACGGAACTGCATGCAGGGGGAAAGTTCGAATCATCAGCATATAAGATATCAGGCGGACTCCATGGTGTGGGTATATCGGTTGTCAATGCGCTTTCAGAATGGCTTGAAGTCGAGATCAAACAGAACGGACAGGTTTTTCAGATGCGCTTCGAACAGGGTAAGCCGACCGGCCCGCTGCAGGTCGTAGGAAAGACGAAGTCACGCGGCACAAAAGTGACGTTTAAGCCTGACCCTGAAATATTCAAAGAAACTGTTGATTTCAGCTACGATGTGCTTTCACAGAGGCTGAGGGAGCTTGCATTTTTGAACCGGGGACTCAAGATAACGATTCTTGATGAACGGTCTGACAAGAACCAGGAATTTTATTATGAGGGCGGCATAGTTTCGTTTGTTGAACATCTGAACAAGAACAAGACCTCGCTTCATCCGAAGCCTGTCTATATATCAGGAGAAAAAGACGGCATATTCGCCGAGGTTGCCCTTCAGTATAATGACAGCTATTCAGAGACGATCTTTACCTTTGCCAATAACATTAATACAAGAGAGGGTGGAACTCACCTGATCGGTTTTAAGTCTGCGCTGACCAGAACGGCCAATAGCTATGCCAGCAATTCCGGAATCCTAAAGAATACAAAGGATAGCGTCTCAGGAGATGACATTCGTGAAGGGCTGACTGCGGTTATAAGCGTCAAGCTCCCAAACCCGCAGTTCGAAGGCCAGACCAAGATGAAACTGGGCAACAGCGAAGCAAAAGGCATTGTAGAGTCTATCGTGAATGATGCTCTGTCAACGTATTTTGAGGAGAATCCTTCCATAGCGAAGAAGATCATAGAAAAAGCGGTCCAGGCTGCCCGTGCACGAGAGGCGGCCAGAAAGGCACGCGAGTTGACGCGCAGGAAGGGAGCACTTGAAGACACCGGTCTTCCGGGCAAACTTGCCGACTGTTCAGAAAAGGACCCTGCGTTAAGCGAAATCTTCATTGTTGAGGGAGACTCGGCAGGCGGCTCTGCCAAACAGGGCAGGGACCGAAGGGCGCAGGCGATCCTCCCGCTTCGGGGCAAGATCCTGAATGTTGAAAAGGCCCGTTTTGATAAAATGCTGGCCTCAGAAGAGATACGCATCCTTATCACTGCCCTTGGCACAAGCATCGGAGCAGGAGATTTCGACATAAACAAGATTCGGTACCACAAGGTTGTGCTGATGACCGATGCTGACGTCGATGGCGCACATATAAGGACACTCCTTCTTACCTTCTTTTATCGCCAGATGCCCGAGGTAATTGAAAAGGGGTATCTCTATATTGCTCAGCCGCCGCTCTTTAAGGTGAAGAAGGGAAGGACAGAGAAATATATCCAGAACGAGCAGGAGATGCAGGCCATGCTTCTGGAGCTTGCTTCAGAGGATCTTGCTCTTACCCTCAAAGGCCAGGAAGTGAAGGGTAAGGCGCTGGTATCATTTCTGAAGAAGCTTGCCAGCTACGAGCGTTTGATCGAGTGGTTCGAAAGAAGAAGAAAAGAAACGCTGGTGCTCTGCTTCCTCCTTAAAGAAGGAACGAACAAGGCCCTGCTTAAGGACAAGGCTCTGTTTAAAGAACTGCTCAAGAAGATGAAAGCAGAAGTCCCGGATATTGCGATCGGAGAGCTTTATCCTGATGAAGAACACGGTGGATTTGGTGTGTTGATAACCCGTCAGAATTATAAGGTGACCCTTGAAGAAAAACTTCTTCTGTCTCCAGAATACCGGGAGCTCGAAGCCCTTCATGGCACGATCAGGGACCTGGGGAGCGCTCCCTTTACCGTGACAACAAAAGACGGGAAGCGCGATATAGGATCAACAACGGAATTGTATCAGCATGTTTTTGAGGCTGCCCGGAAGGGCTTGAACATCCAGCGGTATAAGGGACTTGGCGAGATGAACCCGCAGCAGCTCTGGGAGACTACCATGGACCCGGAAAAAAGAACCCTGCTTCAGGTCAGCATTGAAGACAGCGTTATGGCTGACGAGATTTTTACGATCCTCATGGGGGATCAGGTCGAACCGAGAAAGGACTTTATCGTCAAACATGCGCTTGAGGCAAGAAATATTGATATCTAA
- the dnaA gene encoding chromosomal replication initiator protein DnaA, whose translation MTIDEIWNKSLSKIEQKVDGSAFDLWFKPIKTVSLKDQTVTLEIPNRFFKEWIEDAYPNLIKDSLEVIVGHPVALKYKIEEPQDISLKKSSDRIENKRQRLANRGIYLNPRYTFENFVPGVSNQLAHAAAVAVAESPGKIYNPLYIYGGAGLGKTHLMNAVGNMVLEKKHDFSILYVPTDQLITEIVTALRYDKMAELKEKYRNLDLLLIDDVQFIRGEKTQDELFHTFNSLYEKQKQIVISCDRSPREINDITDRLRSRFTMGLIVDIQPPDIETKIAIIHKKAEMMNIRKLPEDVVHLLASRIKSNIRELEGSLMRIAAQAALTGEEITLETTKKVLKDIIHDEHRPVTVDAVIKAVCEFYNLKPSEIKVKRRTKDLVLARHTVMYVAKQVTESSLSDIGKACGGKDHATVIYACKQVDERRSKDETFNRMIENLLQKIKH comes from the coding sequence ATGACGATAGATGAAATATGGAATAAAAGTCTCTCCAAGATTGAACAAAAGGTTGACGGCAGTGCCTTTGATCTCTGGTTTAAGCCGATAAAAACAGTATCTTTAAAAGACCAGACTGTTACCCTTGAGATACCGAACAGATTTTTCAAGGAATGGATAGAAGATGCCTACCCGAATCTTATAAAGGACTCTCTTGAAGTGATTGTGGGGCATCCTGTGGCCTTGAAATATAAGATTGAAGAACCACAGGATATTTCGCTGAAAAAAAGCAGTGACCGGATAGAGAATAAGAGACAGAGACTTGCCAATAGGGGAATCTATCTTAATCCCCGATATACCTTTGAAAATTTCGTTCCCGGAGTCAGCAACCAACTTGCTCATGCTGCTGCAGTGGCTGTTGCAGAATCTCCGGGAAAAATATATAACCCTCTTTATATTTATGGAGGAGCGGGTCTGGGCAAGACCCATCTTATGAATGCAGTCGGTAATATGGTACTTGAGAAAAAGCATGATTTCTCAATTCTGTATGTTCCGACCGATCAACTCATTACCGAGATTGTCACCGCGCTGCGGTATGACAAGATGGCTGAGTTAAAAGAAAAATATCGAAATCTTGACCTCCTGCTGATCGATGATGTGCAGTTCATCAGGGGAGAAAAGACCCAGGATGAGCTTTTCCATACCTTTAATTCGCTATATGAAAAACAGAAGCAGATCGTAATTTCCTGCGATCGTTCGCCAAGAGAGATAAACGATATTACTGACAGGCTGCGGTCACGTTTTACCATGGGCCTTATTGTTGATATTCAGCCCCCTGATATAGAGACAAAGATTGCGATTATCCATAAAAAAGCAGAGATGATGAATATCCGGAAGCTTCCCGAGGATGTCGTGCATCTCCTTGCAAGCAGGATTAAATCAAACATTCGTGAACTTGAAGGCAGCCTTATGAGGATTGCAGCACAGGCTGCACTTACGGGCGAGGAGATAACCTTAGAGACGACAAAAAAGGTGCTCAAGGACATTATCCATGACGAACACCGGCCTGTTACGGTAGATGCAGTTATCAAGGCGGTCTGTGAGTTTTATAATCTCAAACCTTCTGAAATTAAAGTTAAGAGGCGGACGAAGGATCTCGTTTTGGCCCGACATACGGTTATGTATGTTGCAAAACAGGTAACGGAATCTTCTCTGAGTGATATCGGCAAGGCCTGCGGCGGCAAAGACCATGCGACGGTTATCTATGCCTGCAAGCAGGTCGATGAACGCCGGTCCAAAGACGAGACATTCAACAGGATGATAGAAAATCTTCTTCAGAAGATAAAACACTAA